The Anabrus simplex isolate iqAnaSimp1 chromosome 1, ASM4041472v1, whole genome shotgun sequence genome window below encodes:
- the LOC136885535 gene encoding F-box/LRR-repeat protein 7 isoform X2, producing MAGEICIEVLPDEVLVEIFSHVPFKDMVFSVQRVCTRWRDVSRDIMLWKSIIYCPNYRESDNEIADILRRIPNLRILVLDRAVQAVVLNAFMQNCPNISSLELSGNQKISTKLLKNILMKYSSLDQLGLPSSVLSKLELVQIIGQFNHLKTLIFSGWSFEDEPMDLLLRPIADGCPALECVDIRGKLVMYDELAYLIEKKGPQLHNLCMRWCSQDRKCNLPLLSKCTALKSLHIDSYCEIGVEEGFKALQRLKTVTSLTFFVLHNAQVSSVMSIFSHGSMSQLQEFTMSYFLNYEDKLTETIIRHCPQLKLLCIEQCPRLTDRSVENLHLLTELQTVSLSGAAITDTSIMYLRKCQNLRSLSLKYCMKLTEESMKQMANFSNLRTLNLDYCVVGGLPLHLISTHMKQLTLLSIRNCPEVDKEAVAELRKKMPHLTVNDEVHFGLGVEDDWEIVGSLYPSAEDDDVYDEDCILFNQLRDV from the coding sequence ATGGCTGGAGAAATCTGTATTGAAGTTTTGCCGGATGAAGTTCTGGTTGAAATATTCTCCCATGTACCATTCAAGGATATGGTGTTTTCAGTGCAGCGTGTATGCACCAGGTGGAGGGATGTTTCCCGAGATATTATGTTGTGGAAAAGTATAATTTACTGTCCAAACTACAGGGAAAGTGACAATGAGATAGCTGATATTTTGCGTCGAATTCCAAATCTGAGAATTTTAGTTCTCGATAGGGCTGTGCAAGCTGTAGTGTTAAATGCTTTCATGCAAAATTGCCCAAATATAAGTAGTTTGGAATTAAGTGGCAACCAAAAAATAAGCACTAAATTGCTTAAGAATATTTTGATGAAATACTCTAGTCTTGACCAGTTAGGCTTGCCAAGCTCGGTTTTAAGCAAATTGGAACTAGTTCAAATTATAGGCCAGTTTAATCATTTAAAGACTCTCATTTTCAGTGGTTGGTCATTTGAAGATGAACCAATGGATTTGCTACTGAGACctatagcggatggttgcccagCTCTGGAGTGTGTTGACATTCGTGGCAAACTGGTGATGTATGACGAACTTGCTTATTTAATAGAGAAGAAAGGACCTCAGCTGCATAATTTATGTATGAGATGGTGCAGTCAAGATAGGAAATGTAACCTCCCCCTTCTCTCCAAATGTACAGCATTAAAGTCTTTGCATATTGACTCCTATTGTGAAATTGGAGTTGAGGAAGGCTTTAAAGCTCTTCAAAGGTTAAAAACTGTAACATCTTTGACATTTTTTGTTTTGCACAATGCACAAGTAAGTTCAGTTATGAGTATCTTTAGTCATGGATCAATGAGTCAGTTGCAGGAGTTTACAATGAGTTACTTTTTGAATTATGAGGATAAATTAACAGAAACCATTATCAGACATTGCCCCCAACTGAAACTGCTGTGTATTGAGCAGTGTCCTCGACTGACTGATCGCTCTGTGGAGAACCTACACTTGTTGACTGAATTACAGACTGTGAGCCTTAGTGGTGCTGCCATAACTGACACTAGTATAATGTATTTGAGAAAATGTCAAAATCTTCGCTCTCTTAGCCTGAAATATTGTATGAAATTAACTGAAGAGAGCATGAAGCAAATGGCTAATTTCAGCAACCTACGAACCTTGAATTTAGACTATTGTGTTGTTGGGGGTTTGCCATTACACCTCATTTCGACCCACATGAAACAACTTACTTTGCTTAGCATTAGGAACTGTCCAGAGGTTGATAAAGAGGCTGTAGCGGAACTTAGAAAGAAAATGCCACATTTAACTGTGAATGATGAAGTTCATTTTGGTCTTGGTGTGGAGGATGATTGGGAGATTGTTGGCAGTCTGTATCCATCAGCAGAAGATGATGATGTTTACGATGAGGATTGTATTTTGTTTAATCAACTGAGAGATGTTTGA
- the LOC136885535 gene encoding F-box/LRR-repeat protein 7 isoform X1, translated as MLQMCRRNFWLSVRKLRLIIINNPLKVTSKNTVRSQLSPSGNESFLGKMAGEICIEVLPDEVLVEIFSHVPFKDMVFSVQRVCTRWRDVSRDIMLWKSIIYCPNYRESDNEIADILRRIPNLRILVLDRAVQAVVLNAFMQNCPNISSLELSGNQKISTKLLKNILMKYSSLDQLGLPSSVLSKLELVQIIGQFNHLKTLIFSGWSFEDEPMDLLLRPIADGCPALECVDIRGKLVMYDELAYLIEKKGPQLHNLCMRWCSQDRKCNLPLLSKCTALKSLHIDSYCEIGVEEGFKALQRLKTVTSLTFFVLHNAQVSSVMSIFSHGSMSQLQEFTMSYFLNYEDKLTETIIRHCPQLKLLCIEQCPRLTDRSVENLHLLTELQTVSLSGAAITDTSIMYLRKCQNLRSLSLKYCMKLTEESMKQMANFSNLRTLNLDYCVVGGLPLHLISTHMKQLTLLSIRNCPEVDKEAVAELRKKMPHLTVNDEVHFGLGVEDDWEIVGSLYPSAEDDDVYDEDCILFNQLRDV; from the coding sequence GTAAAATGGCTGGAGAAATCTGTATTGAAGTTTTGCCGGATGAAGTTCTGGTTGAAATATTCTCCCATGTACCATTCAAGGATATGGTGTTTTCAGTGCAGCGTGTATGCACCAGGTGGAGGGATGTTTCCCGAGATATTATGTTGTGGAAAAGTATAATTTACTGTCCAAACTACAGGGAAAGTGACAATGAGATAGCTGATATTTTGCGTCGAATTCCAAATCTGAGAATTTTAGTTCTCGATAGGGCTGTGCAAGCTGTAGTGTTAAATGCTTTCATGCAAAATTGCCCAAATATAAGTAGTTTGGAATTAAGTGGCAACCAAAAAATAAGCACTAAATTGCTTAAGAATATTTTGATGAAATACTCTAGTCTTGACCAGTTAGGCTTGCCAAGCTCGGTTTTAAGCAAATTGGAACTAGTTCAAATTATAGGCCAGTTTAATCATTTAAAGACTCTCATTTTCAGTGGTTGGTCATTTGAAGATGAACCAATGGATTTGCTACTGAGACctatagcggatggttgcccagCTCTGGAGTGTGTTGACATTCGTGGCAAACTGGTGATGTATGACGAACTTGCTTATTTAATAGAGAAGAAAGGACCTCAGCTGCATAATTTATGTATGAGATGGTGCAGTCAAGATAGGAAATGTAACCTCCCCCTTCTCTCCAAATGTACAGCATTAAAGTCTTTGCATATTGACTCCTATTGTGAAATTGGAGTTGAGGAAGGCTTTAAAGCTCTTCAAAGGTTAAAAACTGTAACATCTTTGACATTTTTTGTTTTGCACAATGCACAAGTAAGTTCAGTTATGAGTATCTTTAGTCATGGATCAATGAGTCAGTTGCAGGAGTTTACAATGAGTTACTTTTTGAATTATGAGGATAAATTAACAGAAACCATTATCAGACATTGCCCCCAACTGAAACTGCTGTGTATTGAGCAGTGTCCTCGACTGACTGATCGCTCTGTGGAGAACCTACACTTGTTGACTGAATTACAGACTGTGAGCCTTAGTGGTGCTGCCATAACTGACACTAGTATAATGTATTTGAGAAAATGTCAAAATCTTCGCTCTCTTAGCCTGAAATATTGTATGAAATTAACTGAAGAGAGCATGAAGCAAATGGCTAATTTCAGCAACCTACGAACCTTGAATTTAGACTATTGTGTTGTTGGGGGTTTGCCATTACACCTCATTTCGACCCACATGAAACAACTTACTTTGCTTAGCATTAGGAACTGTCCAGAGGTTGATAAAGAGGCTGTAGCGGAACTTAGAAAGAAAATGCCACATTTAACTGTGAATGATGAAGTTCATTTTGGTCTTGGTGTGGAGGATGATTGGGAGATTGTTGGCAGTCTGTATCCATCAGCAGAAGATGATGATGTTTACGATGAGGATTGTATTTTGTTTAATCAACTGAGAGATGTTTGA